From a region of the Thermomicrobium roseum DSM 5159 genome:
- the aroB gene encoding 3-dehydroquinate synthase, translating into MIKRIALIGLSGSGKSSIAPLVADLLGWRVVDTDRLVEERFGLPIAEIFARYGESVFRAAEREALLQASLAEHVVIATGGGIVLDDRNWIPLRTETALVHLRARIETLVDRLHRQSERELQPTVRPLLAGDTAAKLQELWQRRRALYEQADVVIDTDDEAPEEIAQRIVEAVRELEDRGSVPFRALLGAAGRSELYVASGILTRIGELVRRRWPKARRAFLVSDEQVARYWGASARTSLTAADFDVVATAIPPGEHSKSLVTVASLLDWMLAAGIERSDVVVALGGGVVGDVAGFAASIVLRGVALVQVPTSLLAMVDASVGGKTGVDHPLGKNLIGSFYQPHLVLADPVVLATLPAEERRSGWAEVVKHAMIECTATETKEPRLLNMLAERPYDAWWQDADSLARLIRQNIQIKASVVARDERESGLRRILNYGHTLGHAIEATSGYRLRHGEAIAVGMRAVARIAHRLDSCRADLVPLQDELLDQAGLPRAVDLPLADVLERLRYDKKAEGGRLTWILPLAPGHVEVRRDVPMSVIEDICRALLRTESRIVSGRGAGGDR; encoded by the coding sequence GTGATCAAACGGATCGCACTCATCGGGCTCAGCGGGTCAGGGAAGAGTTCGATCGCGCCGCTCGTCGCGGATTTGCTCGGCTGGCGTGTCGTCGATACTGATCGGCTAGTCGAAGAGCGTTTCGGTCTGCCGATCGCAGAGATCTTTGCGCGGTACGGCGAGAGCGTTTTCCGAGCAGCAGAGCGAGAAGCTTTGCTGCAGGCGTCACTGGCCGAGCACGTAGTGATCGCCACTGGCGGTGGCATCGTGTTGGACGATCGGAACTGGATTCCCTTGCGCACCGAGACGGCCTTGGTGCACTTACGTGCACGGATCGAGACCTTGGTGGATCGTTTGCACCGCCAGTCTGAACGAGAACTGCAGCCGACTGTTCGGCCGCTGCTCGCTGGCGACACAGCAGCGAAACTGCAGGAGCTTTGGCAGCGACGGCGAGCGCTCTATGAGCAGGCTGATGTCGTCATCGATACCGATGACGAGGCGCCGGAGGAGATTGCGCAACGCATCGTCGAAGCAGTGCGAGAGCTGGAGGACCGAGGAAGCGTGCCGTTCCGCGCTCTGCTCGGTGCTGCCGGGCGCTCCGAACTCTACGTGGCTTCGGGTATTTTGACGAGAATCGGCGAGCTGGTGCGACGCCGTTGGCCCAAGGCTCGGCGCGCCTTTCTCGTCAGCGATGAGCAGGTCGCGCGATACTGGGGCGCGAGCGCCCGAACGTCACTGACTGCTGCTGATTTCGATGTCGTGGCGACCGCTATTCCCCCGGGAGAGCACTCGAAGTCGCTCGTGACCGTGGCATCGCTTCTCGACTGGATGCTGGCGGCCGGCATCGAGCGTTCCGATGTCGTCGTGGCGCTCGGGGGTGGAGTGGTCGGTGACGTCGCCGGTTTTGCGGCTTCGATTGTCCTCCGTGGTGTCGCGCTCGTGCAAGTGCCGACGAGCCTTTTGGCGATGGTCGATGCGAGCGTCGGCGGAAAGACGGGGGTCGATCATCCGCTCGGCAAGAATCTCATCGGGAGTTTCTATCAGCCGCATCTGGTGCTGGCGGATCCAGTCGTGCTCGCGACGCTTCCGGCTGAAGAGCGTCGCTCCGGGTGGGCCGAAGTGGTGAAGCATGCGATGATCGAGTGCACCGCGACCGAGACGAAGGAACCGCGGCTGCTGAACATGCTCGCCGAGCGGCCGTACGACGCGTGGTGGCAGGATGCCGACTCACTCGCGCGGCTCATCCGGCAGAACATTCAGATCAAGGCGAGCGTTGTCGCCCGTGATGAGCGCGAATCCGGACTGCGCCGGATTCTCAACTACGGTCACACCTTGGGTCACGCAATCGAGGCGACGAGTGGGTACCGGTTGCGGCATGGCGAGGCGATCGCGGTGGGTATGCGGGCGGTCGCTCGCATCGCGCATCGACTGGACTCCTGTCGCGCAGATCTCGTTCCGTTGCAGGACGAGCTCCTGGATCAGGCCGGGTTACCGCGTGCGGTCGATCTCCCACTCGCCGATGTGCTCGAGCGCCTTCGTTATGACAAAAAAGCCGAAGGCGGACGCCTCACCTGGATTCTGCCGCTCGCACCGGGTCACGTCGAGGTGCGGCGCGACGTGCCCATGAGCGTGATCGAGGACATCTGCCGAGCACTGCTGAGAACCGAATCGAGGATCGTGAGCGGGAGAGGTGCCGGGGGAGACCGATGA
- the mdh gene encoding malate dehydrogenase, with protein sequence MRRKVSIIGAGAVGATTAQYLAARNIADLVLVDIVENLPQGKALDLLEAGPVLGYDCQIVGSNSYDATAGSDVIVITSGSPRKPGMSRDDLLRVNMNIVRSVTEQAAPLSPDAVIIVVTNPLDAMCHVALEASGFPPARVVGQAGVLDAARFRAFVALELGVSPRDVHAMVLGGHGDTMVPLPRYTTVSGIPITQLIPADRIQAIVERTRDGGGEIVRLLGTSAFYAPAASVAEMVEAVLLDANRVLAASTYLTGQYGIHDLYVGVPIRLGAGGVKEIIEVELTDEERAALHRSANAVRELVQAMKQLT encoded by the coding sequence ATGCGACGCAAGGTTTCCATTATCGGTGCCGGTGCCGTCGGTGCGACCACTGCACAGTATCTCGCTGCACGCAACATCGCCGATTTAGTGCTCGTGGACATCGTCGAGAATCTCCCCCAGGGCAAAGCACTCGACTTGTTAGAAGCTGGGCCGGTTCTGGGTTATGACTGCCAGATCGTCGGCAGCAACAGCTATGACGCAACAGCTGGATCGGATGTGATCGTCATCACGTCCGGATCGCCGCGCAAGCCTGGCATGAGCCGCGATGATCTCCTCCGCGTCAACATGAATATCGTTCGGAGCGTCACCGAGCAGGCAGCACCATTGTCACCCGATGCCGTCATAATCGTGGTGACGAACCCGCTTGACGCCATGTGCCATGTCGCCTTGGAAGCCTCCGGTTTTCCTCCAGCACGCGTCGTTGGTCAGGCTGGCGTCCTAGACGCTGCGCGCTTCCGCGCCTTCGTCGCGCTCGAACTCGGTGTCTCTCCGCGCGATGTCCATGCGATGGTACTCGGCGGTCATGGTGATACGATGGTTCCACTGCCCCGCTACACGACCGTCTCGGGTATCCCGATCACGCAACTCATCCCCGCCGATCGGATCCAGGCGATCGTCGAGCGGACACGCGATGGTGGTGGAGAGATCGTTCGCCTATTAGGAACGAGCGCTTTTTACGCACCAGCTGCGTCGGTTGCCGAGATGGTCGAGGCCGTCCTTCTCGACGCGAACCGCGTGTTGGCTGCGAGCACGTATCTGACGGGTCAGTACGGGATCCACGACCTCTATGTCGGGGTTCCGATCAGGCTGGGTGCCGGCGGAGTCAAGGAAATCATCGAAGTCGAGCTGACCGATGAGGAACGGGCTGCCCTGCATCGATCGGCCAATGCGGTTCGCGAACTGGTTCAAGCGATGAAGCAACTCACTTGA